In the Nocardioides marmotae genome, GGTGGCCGCGGGCGGGCCCTCGCCGATCCGGGTCGCCGAGGCGACCTCGACCTCGACCCGCGCCAGCCGGAGGGTCTGGTCCATCGACGCGGTCCACGCCCGCGTCGTGACGTCGGGGTCCAGCGCCCACAGGCCGTCGTCGGTCGCGGCGACCAGCACGGTCGCGAGGTCCCCGTCGAGCACGTCGGCGACCACGGGGCCGGCCCCGCCGGTGGCGTCGACGAACGCAGCCACCTCGCCGGCGGCCAGCCGGGGGAGCAGCGCGCCCCGGGCCTCCTCGGTGGCGCCGGCGAGCAGTGCCTCGGAGGTGACCAGCGAGGACAGCAGCGGCGAGGGGACCAGCGCGCGGCCGACCTCCTCGAGGGCGACCAGCGCCTCGAAGAGGGTGAACCCGGCGCCGCCGTGCTCCTCGGGGATGCCCAGCGCCGGCACGCCGACCTGCTCGACCAGCAGCTGCCACAGCTCCTCGTCGTAGGTCTCCACCCGCGGGTCGGCCCGCTTGGCCAGCGCGGCGCGGACGATCGCGGCGAGCTCCTGCTGCTCCTCGGAGAGCGCGAAGTCCATCAGCGTGCCCCGGCCTCGACCGCCCGGGCTGGCCCGGCCGGCTCGACCAGCGAGGCGAGCAGGCGGCCGCGGTGGAAGTCCGGCGTGCCCCAGGCGGTCACCAGCGCCCGGATCCGGGTCAGCCACAGGCTCAGGTCGAACTCCTGGGTGTAGCCGATCGCGCCGTGCACCTGCAGGCCCGTGCGGGAGGCGAGGTACGCCGCGTCGCCGCACGCGACCTTCGCCGCCGAGACGTCGACCTCGCCGAGCGCGGCGCCGTGGACCAGCGGGCGGGCGAAGTCCAGGGCGATCCGCACGTCGGCCAGGGCGTGCTTGATCGCCTGGTAGGACCCGATCTGCCGGCCGAACTGCTTGCGCTGCTTGACGTAGGTGACCGCGTCGTCCAGCACCCGCTCGCCCGCCCCGAGCAGCTCCGCGGCGGTGGCGAGCACGGCCAGGTCGAACGCCTCGCGGGCTGGGCCGTCGAGGTCGACCGGCCCGTCGCCGGCCCCGCCGGCCGCCCCGGCGACCCGGAAGAGCCGCCGCGTGGGGTCGACGGAGATCAGCTGCTCGCCGACCTCGGTGATGAGCGCGCTGCCGACGTACACCTCGTCGGCGACGTCGGCGTCCAGCGCGTGCGGCACGTGCGGGGGCAGCGCCACCGTCGCGACGCCCTCGACGGCGCGCCCCAGCGCGACGGGGAGGTACGCCGCG is a window encoding:
- a CDS encoding acyl-CoA dehydrogenase family protein; this translates as MDFALSEEQQELAAIVRAALAKRADPRVETYDEELWQLLVEQVGVPALGIPEEHGGAGFTLFEALVALEEVGRALVPSPLLSSLVTSEALLAGATEEARGALLPRLAAGEVAAFVDATGGAGPVVADVLDGDLATVLVAATDDGLWALDPDVTTRAWTASMDQTLRLARVEVEVASATRIGEGPPAATRAALVGAVGVAALQTGTAARALEMTVRYTQERVQFGRPIGSFQALKHRMADMLVRLEMSRSASWAAAYAVSSGAADGERLAHVAKAYCSEALAAIAAETVQLHGGIAITWEHDAHLVLKRAHSLGQLFGTARAHRAAVPLGDPAAR
- a CDS encoding acyl-CoA dehydrogenase family protein → MRFVLDEDQRDFAAALQSLLAGSDPVRAARAWAEGDHAPGLDLWKRLADLGVLSLATEATPVEVAIAFEALGRHAVPGPWIESAAYLPVALGRAVEGVATVALPPHVPHALDADVADEVYVGSALITEVGEQLISVDPTRRLFRVAGAAGGAGDGPVDLDGPAREAFDLAVLATAAELLGAGERVLDDAVTYVKQRKQFGRQIGSYQAIKHALADVRIALDFARPLVHGAALGEVDVSAAKVACGDAAYLASRTGLQVHGAIGYTQEFDLSLWLTRIRALVTAWGTPDFHRGRLLASLVEPAGPARAVEAGAR